From a single Apium graveolens cultivar Ventura chromosome 2, ASM990537v1, whole genome shotgun sequence genomic region:
- the LOC141707214 gene encoding uncharacterized protein LOC141707214, with translation MTTAARPTWAPAKGGNEQGGTRIFGPSQKYSSRDIASHTTLKPRKEGQDTQEELQKRNLRDELEERERRHFSSREDKDRRKGGHLLLEGSKREIEDRIVPRSADADDDTEIKSDDESDDDDDDEDDTEALLAELEQIKKERAEDKLRKERQEQEEQLKVKEAELIRGNPLLNNATSFNVKRRWDDDVVFKNQTRGETKTPKRFINDTIRSDFHRKFLQKYMK, from the exons ATGACGACTGCAGCTCGACCAACCTGGGCACCTGCTAAAGGTGGGAATGAACAAGGTGGGACTCGGATTTTTGGCCCTTCTCAGAAGTACTCTTCAAGAGACATTGCTTCTCACACAACACTTAAGCCCAG AAAGGAAGGGCAAGACACTCAGGAGGAGCTTCAGAAGAGGAATCTCCGTGACGAGTTGGAGGAGCGTGAGCGACGACATTTTTCGTCTAGAG AGGATAAAGATCGTAGGAAGGGAGGGCATCTGCTTCTGGAAG GATCCAAAAGAGAGATTGAAGACCGTATAGTTCCACGGAGTGCAGACGCTGATGATGATACGGAAAttaaaagtgatgatgaaag TGACGACGATGATGATGACGAGGATGATACAGAAGCTCTTTTGGCGGAGCTTGAACAGATTAAGAAGGAAAGGGCAGAGGATAAACTACGGAAA GAGCGCCAAGAACAAGAAGAGCAGCTTAAAGTCAAAGAAGCGGAATTAATACGCGGAAATCCTCTGCTGAATAACGCAACCTCGTTCAATGTGAAACGAAG GTGGGATGATGATGTGGTTTTTAAGAACCAGACTCGTGGCGAGACCAAGACACCCAAGCGCTTCATCAATGACACTATTAGGAGTGACTTCCATCGCAAATTTCTCCAGAAATACATGAAGTAG